The segment TTGGCTCCCGCCACCAGAAGCGAAGGCACGAACACCGCCACCCGCGCCCGGCGGTTCAAGGCCACCACCGGAAAAAGCCCAAAGAAAAGCACCAACAGAGGCGGGAGGAACAGCCGCCCAAAGTCCCGAACCAAAAGCAGCCACTGGGCGATGGCTTCCGGCTCCCCGGAAATGGCCACGGTAGGAAAAAGCGCAGACGTAAGGGCAAAAAACCGGGCGGCGTGGGAGGAGGGTTGGCGCAGGTAAACCACCGTGGCCACCAGCAGCGAAAACATGGCGGCAAAGGCCACCAGCAGGTAACGCACATCCACGTGCACCGGCGGCGCGTAGTAAGCGATCTCCCGGGTGGTATTGCCCCGCATCACCGAAAGCGTGACCACC is part of the Thermoanaerobaculum aquaticum genome and harbors:
- a CDS encoding PDZ domain-containing protein, which produces MNRPASDSTAFPVPKVAVGALSAHPARSLLLLAVGLVAVVAGLLGVMQRVSQFRKLDMRVMPVDRGLLVTQVQAKSGAFRAGLGRGDLIVAVDGRPVTRPEELEESLFRSRVVTLSVMRGNTTREIAYYAPPVHVDVRYLLVAFAAMFSLLVATVVYLRQPSSHAARFFALTSALFPTVAISGEPEAIAQWLLLVRDFGRLFLPPLLVLFFGLFPVVALNRRARVAVFVPSLLVAGA